The Geothrix sp. DNA segment GCTTCAACGCCGCCCTCGCGGAGATGAACGGCGTGGTCACCACCCTGAAGCCGGACGCCCTTGGCCACGCCTCCAACGAGCTCCTCTTCAACCGGGCCCAGCCCTTCTTCGTGGGCTTGTCCATCTACTTCGCGGCGTTCATCGTGCTCTGCATCTCCTGGATCTACAAACCAGAGCTGCTGCGCCCCACGGCCTACGCCCTGCTCGTTTCCGCCGCCATCGTCCACACCATCGGACTGTTCGCCCGCATCATCCTGCAGGGCCGCCCCCCGGTCACGAACCTCTATTCCTCGGCCGTGTTCGTGGGCTGGGCCGCCGTGATCCTCGGCATCATCGTCGAGCGGATGTACCGCAAGGGCTTCGGCACCGCCGTGGCCGCCGTGGCCGGGTTCGCCACCCTGATCGTGGCCCAGAACCTGGGCGAGGGCGGGGACACCATGGAGATGATGCGCGCCGTGCTGGACTCCAACTTCTGGCTGGCCACCCACGTGACGACCATCACCATCGGCTATTCCGGCACTTTCCTGGCCGGGGCCATCGCCATCGCCTACGCCCTGAAGAAGCACATCGCCCCCAAGGTGGACGTGGAGACGGACAAGGCCCTGGCCGACATGGCCTACGGCATCATCTGCTTCGCCCTCTTCTTCAGCTTCGTGGGTACCGTGCTGGGCGGCATCTGGGCCGACCAGTCCTGGGGCCGCTTCTGGGGCTGGGATCCCAAGGAGAACGGTGCGCTGCTGATCGTGCTGTGGAACGCCATCATCCTCCACGCCCGCATGGCCGGCTACGTGCGCGAGCGCGGCATCATGGTGATGGCCATCTTCGGCAATGTCATCACGGCTGCCTCCTGGTTCGGCGTGAACCTCCTCGGTGTGGGTCTCCATGCCTACGGATTCACGGACAGCGGATTCATTTGGCTGGTGGGGTTCTGGGTCACTCAGTTGATCTTCATGGGCCTCTGCTACGCTCCGGCGCGGTTCTGGGCACAGAAACCACCCGCCAACGCCTGATTGTTCCCCGGGGCCCGTGCGGCGCAGGCACTCCCGGAACTCCGCAAAGAAGCCCGGCACAGCCGGGCTTCTTCTTTGTGGCCTGGACCGGCAATCCAGGTCACTTCACCTTGCGGGTGGTGGCTTCAATGTAGGTGGCGAAGGCTTCGGGCTTCCCGGGAGGGGCGATCTCGAAGCGCAGGGTGACGAGACTGTCGGACGTCTTCAGGTAGGTCAGCCGGAACCGTGGTCCCGGGGTGGGCTCGCTGGTGAAGGCGACGCCCTCGGGCCGGGGCGTGACCAGGTAGTGGATGACGTGTCCCTCGTTGTCCAGGTAGAAGGCCTTGAGCTGGCCACCCTCCTCGAACACGGTCATCAGGTCCTCGTGGCGGGAGGCCGGGCGCCCATTGGCCGCGGCCACGTCGGCCACGTTGCGGCGCACGAGCACCTTGCCATCCAGCTCGAAGCGGTACGAGGCTCCGCCGCTGGAGGCGCCAGGCTTGCCCCCGCCCTCCCCGATCCACTCGCCCACCAGGAAACGGACGGGGGCGAAGGGATCGGCGGCGGGCGCCGGGGTCTGCGCTCCCAGGGAGGCGATGATCGCCAGGGGCAGGAAGACAGATCGCATGGTGGTGCCTCCGCTCAGTCGAGCCTGGTGGTTCCCAGGATGCCGTCGGCATCCAGGTGGCCCTTCAGCATCCCGCTGAGGGTCCGGATGACGGCGGGGGTGTAGGCCGCGTAGAACCGCTGGTTGTGGGGGCCCACGCCATGCTCGGCGCTGTAGCTCCCCTCGAAGCCCTTCACGGCCAGATCGTAGATCCGGGCCTGCAGTTCGGGCACCAGATCAGCGGCAGGCCGGGGCGCAGCAGCCTCGTCCCACACCAGGTTCAGGTGGGTCCCCCCGTCGCCCCAGTGCCCGAAATCGCAGCAGCGAATGAAGGGATACGCTTCCGCCAGCACGGCACGGGCGGTCTGGGTAAAGGCGGCCATGCAGCTGCGCGGCACGCTGATGTCGAAGGCCAGGACCTTGCCTTCCTGGCGCAGGCTCTCGCTCACGTGGTGCCGGATGGCCCAGAGATCCTCGGCGCGGCCCATGAAGACGTCCGTGATCCCATCTCCCGCTTCGGTCTCGAGGAAGGCACCCAGCCGCTCCTCCAGCAGGCCCGGCAGGTCCAGGGCGGCGGGCGGCAGGGTGGAGGCCAGCTCCACCAGGGCCGTGTAGGCCGGGGGCTGGGCGGCCCCGTAGGGATTCCTCACGCCGGCGTGGTGGACGAAGACCGGCGCCAGGGCCTCGGCGCTGATGACCTCGAAGGCCGTGAAGACATCGGCCAGGTCCTGCTCCAGCGCCCTCAGCAGGAGCAGCGCCGCCTCGCCGGAGGCGCAGCCCACCAGGGCCGTGGCCTGCTGGCCCGGCACTGGCACCACCTGCAGCACCGCTCCCGTGATGACGCCGAACACGCCGCTGGTGCCCACGAACAGCTGCTTCGCGTCCAGGCCCGTGTTGTTCTTCCGCAGCTGGTTCATGGCCTCGACCACGGTGCCGTCGGCCAGCACCACTTCGACCCCCAGCAGGTTGTGGCGCACGTCGCCATAGCGCAGCAGCCGCGTGCCGCCGGTGTTGGTGGCGATCATCCCGCCGATGGAGGGATCGGCGCCGAGGTCGATGGGGAACATCAGGCCATGGGCCAGGAGCGCTTCGTTCAGCGTGCTCAGCAGCACGCCGCCATCCACCCGGGCGGTGCGGTTGACGGGATCGATCTCCAGGCGCCGGTTCAGGCGCTCCAGGCTCAGGACGGCCATGCGGCCGCTGGCGTCCGGCGTGGAGGCGCCCACCAGGCCGGTGTTGGCACCCTGGGGGATGACCCGGATCCCGGCCGCGTGGCAGGCCTTCAGGACCTCCGCCACCTGGGCGGTGGTGCCCGGCCGCACTGCGAGCAGGGCCTTCCCCTTGCCGTAGCGCCAGCCCTCCTCATAGCGGACCAGGTCCTCCGGCTCCGTCAGCACCGCGTCCGCGCCCAGCAGGTTCCGCAGGTCATGGATCAGGGCCTCGCTCATGACCGGCTCCAGGTCTGCACCAAGGCCTCGAAACGGTCCCCCCGCTGCTCGAAGTTGTCGAACTGGTCGAAGCTCGCACAGGCGGGACTGAGTAGTACCTGGTCGCCCGCCTGGGCCAGGGACAGCGCGGCGGCCACGGCCGCATCGAAGCCGGGGATCAGTTCGTGCGGCAGGTCGCCGAGGTCCCGCACGAGCTGGGGAATGGCCTCGCCCAGAAAGACCAGCCGCCGCAGCTTGCCCGCCAGGGCCTCGCGCAGCGGCTCGTAGCTGGCCCCCTTGTCGGTGCCCCC contains these protein-coding regions:
- a CDS encoding cytochrome c biogenesis protein, which translates into the protein MAFVQKYLAWGAGVLALLIALVVALPTGKARGFDVGGFGNLPILEGGRVKPLDSLARNSLLVIHSRQGFRHDGRMVGPDEWILDVLFRPQVADQQAIFVIDDPEVISLIGAKQTKNRNYFSFADLSSHLDEVQKQAASAQPISAQKRTRFQSAIVNLFDRVYLYYKLRNTLQLAGSPGLGWELQSLGTPEAALRHQDLTQLAHFRMLPPATAANPDAWQSVGQALSAVNAGAGVHPALVPLAKMNAAYVADDAASFNAALAEMNGVVTTLKPDALGHASNELLFNRAQPFFVGLSIYFAAFIVLCISWIYKPELLRPTAYALLVSAAIVHTIGLFARIILQGRPPVTNLYSSAVFVGWAAVILGIIVERMYRKGFGTAVAAVAGFATLIVAQNLGEGGDTMEMMRAVLDSNFWLATHVTTITIGYSGTFLAGAIAIAYALKKHIAPKVDVETDKALADMAYGIICFALFFSFVGTVLGGIWADQSWGRFWGWDPKENGALLIVLWNAIILHARMAGYVRERGIMVMAIFGNVITAASWFGVNLLGVGLHAYGFTDSGFIWLVGFWVTQLIFMGLCYAPARFWAQKPPANA
- a CDS encoding FAD-binding oxidoreductase, translating into MSEALIHDLRNLLGADAVLTEPEDLVRYEEGWRYGKGKALLAVRPGTTAQVAEVLKACHAAGIRVIPQGANTGLVGASTPDASGRMAVLSLERLNRRLEIDPVNRTARVDGGVLLSTLNEALLAHGLMFPIDLGADPSIGGMIATNTGGTRLLRYGDVRHNLLGVEVVLADGTVVEAMNQLRKNNTGLDAKQLFVGTSGVFGVITGAVLQVVPVPGQQATALVGCASGEAALLLLRALEQDLADVFTAFEVISAEALAPVFVHHAGVRNPYGAAQPPAYTALVELASTLPPAALDLPGLLEERLGAFLETEAGDGITDVFMGRAEDLWAIRHHVSESLRQEGKVLAFDISVPRSCMAAFTQTARAVLAEAYPFIRCCDFGHWGDGGTHLNLVWDEAAAPRPAADLVPELQARIYDLAVKGFEGSYSAEHGVGPHNQRFYAAYTPAVIRTLSGMLKGHLDADGILGTTRLD